A region of Reichenbachiella carrageenanivorans DNA encodes the following proteins:
- a CDS encoding PorP/SprF family type IX secretion system membrane protein, with protein MKNIKIILITISLLSVHFGLRAQQQVMFTQYMFNQLAINPAYAGIHDGISTSFLARNQWVGFEGAPKTQTFSIHSPIKYRSIALGAVLIRDEIGLTDQFGAYFSSAYRINFSNRSKLSFGLQLSFNQYQVDYSENTNNDPNLANQNINDISPNAGAGVMWHSDRFYLGFSIPQLVSNSLNSIGEGSLDPDAKLVRHYFMSAGYVFDLSRNLKLKPNLLFKWVQGAPFEIDINANFLIKELIWLGLSYRSMDSFDALFQIQVTPQFQLGYSYDFLTTTDLSRVNSGSHEIMINYVFNVKSDKIVTPRYF; from the coding sequence ATGAAAAACATAAAAATCATATTAATCACCATAAGCCTTTTGTCAGTTCATTTCGGACTAAGAGCCCAGCAGCAGGTCATGTTTACACAGTATATGTTTAACCAGCTGGCGATCAATCCTGCTTATGCTGGCATCCATGATGGGATTAGTACTAGTTTTTTAGCACGCAATCAGTGGGTAGGATTCGAAGGAGCACCTAAGACACAGACTTTTTCGATTCATAGCCCGATTAAGTATCGATCGATTGCTTTGGGTGCCGTGCTTATTCGAGATGAAATTGGACTAACAGATCAGTTTGGTGCTTATTTTAGTTCAGCCTATCGAATCAATTTTTCTAATAGGAGCAAATTGTCATTTGGACTACAGTTGAGTTTCAATCAATATCAAGTAGACTATTCAGAAAACACAAATAATGACCCAAATCTTGCAAACCAAAACATCAACGATATTTCTCCTAATGCAGGTGCAGGTGTGATGTGGCATTCTGATCGATTTTATCTCGGTTTTTCTATTCCCCAGTTAGTGAGTAATTCACTTAATTCAATAGGAGAAGGTTCGCTGGATCCAGATGCCAAGCTAGTCAGACACTATTTTATGAGTGCTGGATATGTTTTCGACCTCAGTCGTAATCTGAAATTGAAACCAAATCTATTATTTAAGTGGGTGCAAGGAGCACCATTCGAAATAGATATCAATGCCAATTTTCTAATCAAAGAACTGATTTGGCTTGGTCTATCTTATCGTTCGATGGATAGCTTCGACGCATTATTTCAGATACAAGTGACACCACAGTTTCAGTTGGGATACTCTTATGATTTCCTAACCACTACTGATCTGAGTAGAGTCAATAGCGGTTCGCATGAGATCATGATCAATTATGTATTTAATGTGAAAAGCGACAAAATCGTAACCCCAAGATACTTTTAA